A genomic segment from Juglans regia cultivar Chandler chromosome 14, Walnut 2.0, whole genome shotgun sequence encodes:
- the LOC109008721 gene encoding protein PNS1-like: MGAAEPVEERETDEVEAREEDEEEVKDVEKGEVGSQEELVRSNNHEEFHLSRMQRLNPTNPLRLVINNATRVGTPSPSQPTHPAQPTQPSQPAQPAQPAQPTQPAQPRSTPTPQLSVVTLNSRAYTNRISLVLFLLHMVVAVGLVGFLIFKGIQGLIEGSESIKTKEKKVLRHYLPQVEAASLLSITLAFAWQKAVREWPRFMVNFILWGSFLLSLSAGILLICFQKPPTDGIGVCFIAFAVGDGLYACWVTPRIGFCCKVLMRSLEPVSKVPDLNQPIYWMLGAGFLWMSLWILAVVGALNFYLPPLIILGLVLSLAWTAEVMRNVANLTVSRVIALYYHRGMQSNTQFCFQRALTQNLGSACLGSLFVPAIEALRIVARALNLLEGEDEFMFCCAHCCLGVMESIFRNGNGWAFVQIAAYGKGFVKASQDTWELFKKQEMESIVDSDITSSICFLTGVCSGSICVIVVAAWTAKVHQNFTATISLLAFFIGYLMTRIAMAVPHACVSCYYVCYAENPNNRLFDKLIKDRLNLIESGRDVVVPTPRAPHRFAAA; this comes from the exons ATGGGTGCCGCAGAACCT gtggaggagagagagactgacGAGGTTGAAGCGAGAgaggaggacgaggaggaaGTAAAGGATGTGGAGAAAGGGGAGGTGGGTTCTCAAGAAGAGTTGGTTCGGAGCAATAACCATGAAGAGTTTCACTTGTCAAGGATGCAGAGGCTGAACCCCACGAACCCTTTGAGGCTTGTCATTAACAATGCCACTAGAGTTGGAACTCCCTCCCCTTCTCAGCCTACCCATCCTGCTCAGCCTACCCAGCCTTCTCAGCCTGCCCAGCCTGCCCAGCCTGCTCAGCCTACCCAGCCTGCTCAGCCTCGCTCTACACCAACCCCACAA TTATCAGTAGTTACGTTGAATTCAAGAGCGTACACCAACAGAATATCTCTGGTTCTGTTCCTTCTGCACATGGTTGTGGCTGTTGGGCTAGTTGGTTTTCTTATATTCAAGGGTATTCAAGGGCTGATTGAAGGGTCAGAATCtatcaaaacaaaagagaaaaaagtgtTGAGGCATTACCTGCCACAAGTTGAAGCTGCATCGCTTTTGAGCATTACTCTAGCGTTTGCATGGCAAAAGGCAGTCAGGGAATGGCCTAGATTCATGGTTAATTTTATACTGTGGGGTTCATTTCTCTTGTCATTATCTGCTGGAATTCTACTTATTTGCTTCCAAAAGCCTCCCACAGATGGCATTGGAGTCTGTTTTATTGCCTTTGCAGTTGGTGATGGACTATATGCTTGTTGGGTCACGCCGCGAATCGGATTTTGTTGTAAGGTCCTGATGAGATCACTTGAGCCTGTATCGAAAGTCCCTGATCTGAATCAGCCTATTTATTGGATGCTTGGGGCCGGATTCCTGTGGATGTCCTTATGGATTTTAGCTGTGGTTGGAGCCTTGAATTTTTACTTGCCCCCATTGATCATTCTTGGGTTGGTTTTGAGCTTGGCTTGGACTGCTGAAGTAATGAGAAATGTTGCTAATTTAACAGTAAGTAGGGTAATTGCTCTCTATTATCACAGGGGAATGCAATCTAATACTCAATTCTGCTTCCAAAGAGCCTTGACTCAGAATCTTGGAAGTGCTTGTTTAGGCTCTCTCTTTGTACCTGCGATTGAGGCCCTGAGAATTGTTGCTCGGGCTCTGAATTTGCTTGAGGGAGAAGATGAGTTCATGTTTTGTTGTGCACATTGCTGTCTCGGAGTCATGGAGTCCATCTTCAGAAATGGAAATGGTTGGGCCTTTGTGCAG ATTGCTGCATATGGAAAAGGTTTTGTGAAGGCATCACAAGACACTTGGGAGCTGTTTAAGAAGCAAGAAATGGAATCTATCGTCGACTCTGACATAACCAGCTCAATCTGCTTCCTAACTGGAGTCTGCAGTGGCTCTATCTGTGTCATAGTTGTAGCTGCTTGGACTGCCAAAGTCCACCAAAATTTCACAGCCACCATTTCGCTCCTTGCATTCTTCATTGGATACCTCATG ACCAGGATTGCCATGGCAGTACCACACGCCTGTGTGAGTTGTTATTACGTTTGCTATGCAGAGAATCCTAACAACAGGCTGTTCGATAAACTAATAAAGGATCGTCTCAACTTGATTGAATCGGGCCGCGATGTTGTTGTGCCTACACCTAGAGCGCCCCACAGGTTTGCGGCAGCGTAA